CCCAGGCGGGATACTTATTGTGTTAACTGCGACACCGAAGGAGTCGTACCTCCAGCATCTAGTATCCATCGTTTACAGTGTGGACTACCAGGGTATCTAATCCTGTTTGCTCCCCACACTTTCGAGCCTCAGCGTCAGTTAATGTCCAGAAAGTCGCCTTCGCCACTGGTGTTCCTCCTAATATCTACGCATTCCACCGCTACACTAGGAATTCCACTTTCCTCTCCATCACTCAAGTAAAGTAGTTTTAAAAGCAGTTCCGAGGTTAAGCCTCGGGATTTCACTCCTAACTTACTATACCGCCTACGCTCCCTTTACGCCCAGTCATTCCGGACAACGCTTGCCACCTACGTATTACCGCGACTGCTGGCACGTAGTTAGTCGTGGCTTATTCTTTGGGTACCGTCATTTATTCGTCCCCAATTAAAGAACTTTACAATCCGAAGACCTTCATCATTCACGCGGCGTTGCTGGGTCAGAGTTGCCTCCATTGCCCAATATTCCCCACTGCTGCCTCCCGTAGGAGTCTGGACCGTATCTCAGTTCCAGTGTGGCCGATCACCCTCTCAGGTCGGCTACCCATCGAAGCCTTGGTGGGCCGTTACCCCGCCAACTAGCTAATGGGACGCGAGCCCCTCCTATACCGATAAATCTTTTACCACAAATAGATGCCTATTCGTAGTCATATACCGTATTAGCACAAGTTTCCCTGTGTTATCCCGTAGTATAGGGTAGGTTGCTCACGCGTTACTCACCCGTCCGCCACTCAGTATATTGCTATACTTCGTTCGACTTGCATGTGTAAGGCACGCCGCCAGCGTTCGTCCTGAGCCAGGATCAAACTCTTAAGTTTAATCTGACTATTTTTAACATTGGTGTGAATATCACACCGCTGGCTAAAATTCATTTTTGTTGTTTATTGACTGTGTTTTTTTAATTCTTGCTATTCTCTTTTCAAGCTACTGTGCTGTTTGAGGCAGTTTTGCCGACAGCCTTAATATAATAACACCAGTATATTATCTTGTCAACGAATTTTAGCAAAATAATTAAAAAATTTTTGAAATATTTTGAAGAAAAGTTTTGTACGCCCTTTTGCCCTAAATTAAAGGTTTTAAGGCTGTTTTGACGGTTTTTGACGCCTGTAAAGGCATTTAAAAAAGATGTTGAGTTTGTAAAAATCATTTTTATAGTATATATCATCTAATAGTAAAAAAATATATTATTTTTTCGCTATAAGCTCCCACGGGGTAATTATGCCCAAAAGCTTGTCTTCCGGCTTGCCATATTCGGTTACAAACAGCATAGCTAGCTTGTCATTATGCTCGTAAGCCTTTTCAAAAATTGCTTGGGCTTGCAATAAGGAAGCGTCGTTATCTATAAAAGCGTAGTGTTTATCAATATTTGTATATTCGGCAAGTTGACTGACAACGGTATCGGCTTCAATAGGTCTTTCGGTTTGAACTACATAAGAAAATATCGCCGATTTAGTAAGTACGCCTATAACTCTACTATAATTAAGAATAGGCACGCTTGACAATCCTTTAAAATACATTGACTTGGCAAGCGGTAGCAGTTTGCTATCTTTTGAAGCCGTTAACAATTCTTCGGTCTTAATACATATAGAATAACAATTTGTAGGGCAATCAATTAAATTTATAATTTTATCTAATAAATCAATGATGGCTTGCGAAGGCTCGATTAAATATTGCCCTTCGACCTTAGGGTTGTGAGATAAAACGTTTCTTACTTCTCTACAATAATTTAATTGTTCGTAATATTTCTTAAATTCTTGCGTGCGAGCCAAAAACATTACGCAATTATCTCTACCGCAGTTGTAATGCGTCTCTATTAAATTCTCTAATTTACTGTATTTATCTAAAAAATCAATAACTCTTGTCATACTGCCTCCGTTTTAATCATTCTTAGCAATTTTTATAGGTTTGACCTTGCTAGGATAGGAATAGTAAGCGCATTGTATATTTGCATTATATAGCTTGCGAACCTTGTCGGCTCTTTTGCCAAACTGTCGTTCAAAATTTTGGTCGCTAGTAAATAGATAAAAATTCCAATCGGGCAAGCGAGAATAAAGTTTGCCTAAATCTTTATTTATTTGAATAATGTCCTCTACTTCGCCAACTCGTTGACCATAGGGAAGATTGCTTACCAACACTCCAAAACGAATGTCGCTAGTAAATTTGTTCATAGGCGCAACTTGCCAGTTAATATATTTGTCTACGCCGGCTTGTTTAGCGTGATAACGAGAAATGTCGATAGCCTCGCTACTGATATCGTAACCCGAAATATCTACTCGCCTATCAAGCGTTTGCTTGTCTTGCGCTTCTTCTTTTGCCAAATCGTAACTCTTGTTGTCAAAAGTATGCCAGTGGCGGTAGTCGTAATCTCTATACAGACCGGGAGCAATATTTAAGGCTCGCAAACAAGCCTCTATTGGAATAGTACCGCTACCGCAAAATAAATCTACTAATGTTTTGTCGGGATTATAAATTGAAAAGTCAATTAAAGCGTTTGCCAGAGTTTCTTTCATAGGCGCTTGGTGAGATAACGTTCGATAGCCTCGCTTGTGAAGCCCTTCGCCCGTAGTGTCAAGGGTTATAACGGCATTGTCGCCTAGCAAGGCTATTTCTATCTTGTACCTTGAACCCGTCTCATTTAAGTTACATTTATAGCAGTCGTAAAGTTTGTTGATAATAGCTTTTTTTACAATAGAAGTAAGCGACTTAATTGCAAACAATTTGCTATTTATGCTTTTGCCATATACTAAAATTCTTGCGTCGACAGGCAAAATATCTTGCCAACAAAACGCATAGACATTGTCGTATACTTGGTCAAAGGTTTGAGCGTTAAACTCGGCTAGTTTAATTAGCACCCTTTCTCCGCTACGCAAACACATATTAAGTCGGGCGATGTCTTCTTGCTCGCCGACAAGTTTAATTCTACCGTTATCTGCCTTTGCGTTAGGATAGCCTAAACGTTCTAGTTCTCTTTTTACTACGGATTCGACCCCGCTTGCCGAAGGAATAAATAAATCATACATAATTTGATTATATCTTGTTTGTAGCCTTTTTGTCAACGCCTACAAAAATATATATTACTTTTATTCGCTAAGGGTTAACTATATATTGACTAGTTTCTTTCTGGTTGACATATTGAAAAAAATCAAGTACCCTACTAAAAAGGAGAGTAAACTATGAAAGAAATATTTGAGCAAATACTTGATAAAGATGAGGAAATAATAGAAATATTTAAACCTAACAAACGCAAGCTATATACTTCGACTTTGTTATTGAGTATTATTGCTATACTTGTTCCCGTTTTAGCTTGTCTACTACCTACGCTTATTTTGCGTCTTAATCTACTGTTATTACTTATACCTATTGGCGTATTTATTGTTGGATTAACTTTAACCTTAGTTTTTTTAAATATCTATTACAACAACTTATATTACGCTTATACCGACAAACGCTTAATTACTCGTACGGGCGTATTCGGCATTGATTACCGTTTTTTGGTAATTGATAGTATTGGCGCAACTAATGTTTATGTCAGTTTAATCGACAAGTTAGTAGCTAGAAACACCGGCTCGCTTATGTTTGGCAGTATGTCAAGTCCGCTGATTAATTCGGGAGATGGCGCAAACTCTGGTTACCGCTTTAACCACATCGTCGCCCCTTATGAGATGTACAAAAAGATTAAAGCCGTTATAGACCAAAGTAAAAACGCCAAACTTTAATATAATAACGACTTGTGACTTAAATAAAACAATTTTATCCAAAAATAAAGGACAATTTATCAAATTGTCCTTTATTTGTTTATAAGTTTATTATAATTATTTAAGGTTATCTTTGGTTTGATTAATAATATCTTCTTGCTTAATTTCGTCTTGTTTAAGTTCTTGATTTGTTTCTTCTTGACTAGATAATTTTGCCTGTTGCTTTTTTGCAAGGTCGTTAGTGTTTATGCTTTTGCCAAACACGAAGAAACGACATACAAGATATTCTGTCGCCATATTTACAATCATTGTAAGTATAAGCACAAGATATTCGTTCCAACCTATTCGAGTTAAAGCTATGCCCCACCAAATTGAAAGCGGGGTAAACACGCAGTAATAGGCAAATACTTTAAGCATAGCTATTGGAATATTATTTGCCGACTTAAAAGTAAACTTGCGATTAAAAGTAAAATTCCATATTACTGAAAGCACAAGGGCTATAAAATAATTTGGCCCATACTTAGCGTCGAGGGCAAAACTCGGCCAAACAACAAGTTCGTTAAGCAAAGTAAAGCTAACCATCTGTATAACGCCTGCCGACGCCGAAAACAATACAAATTTAAGGACTTGCAAAAAGTCTTCTTTTTTAGTCGCCATAATTAATTAGTCCTTGTAATCTAATACGTTGTTGCCGTTATTCCATAATTTGTCAAGTTGATAAACTTCTCGAATATCGCTATGAAAAATATGCACGACTACGTCTTGATAGTCTA
This genomic window from Clostridia bacterium contains:
- a CDS encoding GtrA family protein, with amino-acid sequence MATKKEDFLQVLKFVLFSASAGVIQMVSFTLLNELVVWPSFALDAKYGPNYFIALVLSVIWNFTFNRKFTFKSANNIPIAMLKVFAYYCVFTPLSIWWGIALTRIGWNEYLVLILTMIVNMATEYLVCRFFVFGKSINTNDLAKKQQAKLSSQEETNQELKQDEIKQEDIINQTKDNLK
- a CDS encoding class I SAM-dependent RNA methyltransferase, translated to MYDLFIPSASGVESVVKRELERLGYPNAKADNGRIKLVGEQEDIARLNMCLRSGERVLIKLAEFNAQTFDQVYDNVYAFCWQDILPVDARILVYGKSINSKLFAIKSLTSIVKKAIINKLYDCYKCNLNETGSRYKIEIALLGDNAVITLDTTGEGLHKRGYRTLSHQAPMKETLANALIDFSIYNPDKTLVDLFCGSGTIPIEACLRALNIAPGLYRDYDYRHWHTFDNKSYDLAKEEAQDKQTLDRRVDISGYDISSEAIDISRYHAKQAGVDKYINWQVAPMNKFTSDIRFGVLVSNLPYGQRVGEVEDIIQINKDLGKLYSRLPDWNFYLFTSDQNFERQFGKRADKVRKLYNANIQCAYYSYPSKVKPIKIAKND